A single Streptomyces sp. Edi2 DNA region contains:
- the sucC gene encoding ADP-forming succinate--CoA ligase subunit beta produces MDLFEYQARDLFAKHGVPVLAGEVIDTPEAAREATQRLGGKSVVKAQVKVGGRGKAGGVKLATSEDDAVEKAGQILGMDIKGHTVHKVMIAETAPEIAEEYYVSYLLDRTNRTFLAMASVAGGMDIEEVAATRPDELAKVPVDANEGVTIEKAREIVAQAKFPAEVAEQVAEVMVTLWKTFVAEDALLVEVNPLAKVASGEVIALDGKVSLDENAEFRQPEHEALEDKDAANPLEAAAKAKGLNYVKLDGQVGIIGNGAGLVMSTLDVVAYAGENHSNVKPANFLDIGGGASAEVMANGLEIILGDPDVKSVFVNVFGGITACDEVANGIVQALELLKSKGEDVNKPLVVRLDGNNAELGREILSKANHPLVQRVDTMDGAADKAAELAAK; encoded by the coding sequence GTGGACCTGTTCGAGTACCAGGCGAGGGACCTCTTCGCCAAGCACGGTGTACCGGTGCTGGCCGGTGAAGTCATCGACACGCCTGAGGCGGCGCGCGAGGCGACCCAGCGGCTGGGCGGCAAGTCGGTCGTCAAGGCGCAGGTGAAGGTCGGTGGCCGCGGCAAGGCCGGCGGCGTGAAGCTGGCCACCAGTGAGGACGACGCGGTCGAGAAGGCCGGTCAGATCCTGGGCATGGACATCAAGGGCCACACGGTCCACAAGGTGATGATCGCCGAGACCGCTCCGGAGATCGCCGAGGAGTACTACGTCTCGTACCTCCTCGACCGCACCAACCGCACCTTCCTGGCCATGGCCTCCGTCGCCGGCGGCATGGACATCGAGGAGGTCGCGGCGACCCGGCCCGACGAGCTCGCGAAGGTCCCGGTCGACGCCAACGAGGGCGTCACGATCGAGAAGGCCCGCGAGATCGTCGCCCAGGCGAAGTTCCCGGCCGAGGTTGCCGAGCAGGTCGCCGAGGTCATGGTGACCCTGTGGAAGACCTTCGTCGCCGAGGACGCGCTCCTCGTCGAGGTCAACCCGCTCGCCAAGGTCGCGAGCGGCGAGGTCATCGCCCTCGACGGCAAGGTGTCCCTGGACGAGAACGCCGAGTTCCGCCAGCCGGAGCACGAGGCCCTGGAGGACAAGGACGCAGCCAACCCGCTCGAGGCTGCTGCCAAGGCCAAGGGTCTGAACTACGTCAAGCTCGACGGCCAGGTCGGCATCATCGGCAACGGCGCGGGTCTCGTCATGAGCACCCTGGACGTCGTCGCCTACGCCGGCGAGAACCACAGCAACGTCAAGCCCGCCAACTTCCTCGACATCGGTGGCGGCGCCTCCGCCGAGGTCATGGCGAACGGCCTGGAGATCATCCTCGGCGACCCGGACGTCAAGTCCGTCTTCGTCAACGTCTTCGGTGGCATCACCGCGTGTGACGAGGTCGCCAACGGCATCGTCCAGGCCCTGGAGCTGCTCAAGTCCAAGGGCGAGGACGTCAACAAGCCCCTGGTCGTGCGCCTCGACGGCAACAACGCGGAGCTCGGTCGCGAGATCCTGTCGAAGGCCAACCACCCGCTGGTGCAGCGCGTGGACACCATGGACGGCGCGGCCGACAAGGCCGCCGAGCTGGCTGCTAAGTAA